One part of the Xanthocytophaga agilis genome encodes these proteins:
- a CDS encoding DUF4132 domain-containing protein encodes MSYQKITPEQFLEQMEQYSKWYSDLPQLAQEILDYVSGGTSTMPQLNNHHAWYFSSAVNLLNLPDAWTEMDKNIIKLIVQHDQNWQKGKPNPDYYFGRRFMDWVEEVIREYPQKNYFPLVVDELKRNGLNDACILEDTISELKYVLMDREGGLTGVGEYVLSFLPKKESQILGWVKSNNDSSLNTLLGFLLKHREQTVEDRIENFLEVYNGYYSQTYISVSNIELLLQHNAQKYEPAIKKALHAGGIGAASTYEAFEALAKHLPDEYEPKRLEAGFTYLITQKKEANPNPIPTGYWYYSEGSKRIPPANPNEYWKYIPYSVYIIDYLLEKDPVNAKTAAVEYLKDNTSVKSEFLTTLEKHLQGDAVDILIEGIYADPGKVDSDYFRTLLGILSKHDYKRHEEKVWALTRHKSKRLREIVAVTLSKLGDSSIAKAEQLLADKKGDVRQAGALILSLIGTDTAKSILSNALNAEKNDEARDVMLQALGEKLFEGASEETIKDMVAATKKRGKIERPVEDWLLEKDLPALYYKSGDQLDENTIRFLLYRMGRSKDIRPDIEAKPLLLQLDREKSGDFAKKLYELFIQKGSDSKQKYLLALAGLLGNDDLVDKLKAQVNQLVEANRGKMGEYTVQALALIGSNKALRAVEFLSRKYKSKNRNVGAAAMDAFKIAAEELNISFYELADSIIPDFGFEGLFKSFLAKDQEYRAFIDTDFKLAFFDEDNRKFKSLPKGTAKEVQDEFKEISKEVRDIVKSQSGRMEQYLVIQRKWDVETWQAFFTGNPIMFVYAVRLLWGAYDAQGNLLYPFMVMEDTSLINLDDEEVMLEDGVQLGMVHPLSLSEDDLQAWKTKLFDYGMEPIFPQLDRAIVRVEDKDQNVKISNEFDKKKISSYAFGGQMEKLGWARGSVVDGGYVSGYYKAFPESAIEVFIETDGIYVGGYYEDSAYLSRLYFVKMGAVAIGNYTYDEPSNEKDERLIAFGDVPAIIYSEVMSDLKQVIIPEEKQQEELQEA; translated from the coding sequence ATGTCTTATCAGAAAATTACTCCCGAGCAGTTTCTTGAACAGATGGAACAGTATTCCAAATGGTACAGTGACCTTCCGCAACTAGCTCAGGAGATTCTGGATTATGTGAGTGGTGGTACTTCTACTATGCCACAACTAAATAATCACCATGCATGGTATTTCTCAAGTGCTGTGAATCTGCTCAATTTGCCTGACGCCTGGACAGAGATGGATAAAAATATTATCAAGCTTATTGTGCAGCATGATCAAAACTGGCAAAAAGGTAAGCCTAACCCTGATTACTATTTCGGACGTCGTTTCATGGATTGGGTAGAGGAGGTGATCAGAGAATATCCACAAAAGAATTATTTCCCGCTAGTTGTAGACGAACTTAAACGGAATGGGTTGAATGATGCTTGTATTTTAGAAGATACAATCAGTGAGTTAAAATATGTATTGATGGACAGAGAAGGTGGGCTTACCGGTGTGGGAGAGTATGTATTGTCCTTTTTACCTAAGAAAGAGAGTCAGATCCTGGGATGGGTTAAATCAAATAATGATAGCAGTCTGAATACTCTATTGGGATTCCTTCTAAAACATCGTGAGCAAACAGTTGAAGATCGGATAGAGAATTTTCTGGAAGTATACAATGGATACTATTCACAGACATATATCAGTGTAAGTAATATTGAGCTATTACTACAACACAATGCTCAAAAGTATGAGCCTGCTATCAAAAAAGCATTACATGCAGGAGGAATTGGGGCTGCTTCTACCTATGAAGCATTTGAAGCTCTAGCTAAACATTTACCTGATGAATATGAGCCAAAACGTCTGGAGGCTGGCTTTACTTATCTGATTACTCAGAAGAAGGAGGCCAATCCTAATCCTATACCTACTGGTTACTGGTATTATAGTGAAGGTAGTAAGCGTATACCTCCTGCCAACCCCAATGAATACTGGAAGTACATTCCGTATAGTGTCTATATTATAGACTATCTGCTGGAAAAAGATCCAGTAAATGCCAAGACTGCTGCTGTAGAATACTTAAAAGACAATACAAGTGTCAAAAGTGAGTTTTTAACAACGCTTGAAAAACATCTGCAGGGTGATGCTGTAGATATTTTGATAGAAGGTATTTACGCTGATCCAGGAAAGGTAGACAGTGATTATTTCCGAACCCTTCTGGGAATACTGTCTAAGCATGACTATAAACGTCATGAGGAAAAAGTATGGGCTTTGACCAGACACAAATCCAAACGATTGCGTGAGATTGTAGCTGTAACACTGAGCAAATTGGGAGATTCTTCTATTGCGAAAGCAGAACAGCTGCTGGCTGATAAAAAAGGGGATGTACGTCAGGCCGGAGCGTTGATTTTGTCTCTAATTGGAACAGATACGGCTAAATCTATATTGAGTAATGCCCTGAATGCTGAAAAAAATGATGAAGCACGAGATGTGATGTTGCAGGCATTAGGCGAGAAGTTATTTGAAGGTGCTTCAGAAGAAACAATAAAAGATATGGTTGCTGCAACCAAAAAACGAGGTAAGATTGAGAGGCCTGTTGAAGACTGGTTGCTGGAAAAAGATCTACCTGCCTTGTATTACAAATCAGGTGACCAGCTAGATGAAAACACGATACGTTTTCTGTTATATCGTATGGGACGTTCGAAAGATATTCGTCCTGACATAGAGGCTAAACCTTTGCTATTACAACTAGATCGTGAAAAAAGTGGTGACTTTGCAAAAAAACTATATGAATTATTTATCCAGAAAGGGTCTGACTCAAAGCAAAAATATTTACTGGCGTTAGCTGGATTATTAGGAAACGATGATCTGGTAGATAAGTTGAAAGCACAGGTAAATCAACTGGTTGAGGCAAACAGAGGAAAGATGGGAGAGTATACTGTGCAGGCTCTGGCATTGATTGGCTCCAACAAAGCACTTCGGGCAGTAGAGTTTCTGTCACGTAAATACAAGAGCAAAAACCGGAATGTAGGTGCTGCTGCTATGGATGCCTTTAAGATTGCAGCAGAGGAGTTGAATATCAGCTTTTATGAATTGGCAGATAGTATCATTCCTGATTTTGGATTTGAAGGCTTGTTTAAGTCCTTTTTGGCAAAAGACCAGGAATATCGAGCCTTTATTGATACAGATTTCAAACTGGCTTTTTTTGATGAAGACAATCGTAAGTTCAAATCACTACCTAAGGGAACTGCTAAAGAGGTACAAGACGAATTTAAGGAGATCAGTAAGGAGGTTCGTGACATTGTCAAATCACAATCTGGCCGGATGGAACAGTATCTGGTGATTCAGCGAAAGTGGGATGTGGAAACCTGGCAGGCATTTTTCACTGGAAATCCGATTATGTTTGTCTATGCAGTTCGATTATTGTGGGGCGCGTATGATGCTCAAGGGAATCTGTTGTATCCATTTATGGTAATGGAAGATACCTCTCTGATCAATCTGGATGATGAAGAGGTGATGCTTGAAGACGGAGTACAGCTAGGGATGGTGCATCCATTATCGCTTTCAGAGGACGATCTGCAAGCATGGAAAACCAAACTGTTTGATTATGGTATGGAACCTATCTTCCCGCAACTTGATCGGGCGATTGTACGGGTAGAAGACAAAGATCAGAATGTGAAAATCTCAAATGAGTTTGACAAGAAGAAGATTTCCAGCTATGCTTTTGGAGGTCAAATGGAGAAGCTGGGTTGGGCAAGAGGTTCTGTCGTAGATGGAGGCTATGTATCTGGATATTATAAAGCCTTCCCTGAATCTGCTATTGAGGTGTTTATAGAAACTGATGGTATTTACGTAGGTGGATATTATGAAGATTCTGCCTATTTAAGTCGACTGTATTTTGTGAAAATGGGTGCTGTTGCGATAGGTAATTATACATACGACGAGCCAAGCAATGAGAAAGACGAACGTCTTATCGCTTTTGGTGATGTCCCGGCTATTATCTACTCTGAAGTTATGAGTGATTTGAAACAGGTGATTATCCCAGAAGAAAAACAACAGGAAGAGCTTCAGGAGGCTTGA
- the trpA gene encoding tryptophan synthase subunit alpha, with the protein MTNRIIQLFEQKKNDILNVYFTAGFPQLEDTRLILQTLADAGADIIEIGMPYSDPVADGPTIQASNDKSLENGMSLKKLFEQLEGIRQYTQVPILLMGYLNPVVQYGVERFCEKCQEIGIDGLILPDLPMYEYLDSYKSVFEKNNLLNIFLITPQTSESRIRQIDEVSKGFIYMVSSASITGAKSGIAEEQEVYFKRVQQMNLTNPTLIGFGISNHSSFTKACQYANGAIIGSAFIKVLEQSNDLKTDITDFVQGIKGIPITA; encoded by the coding sequence ATGACTAATCGTATTATACAGCTATTTGAGCAGAAGAAAAATGACATCCTGAATGTCTATTTTACAGCAGGTTTTCCACAGCTGGAAGATACCCGTTTGATTCTTCAGACACTTGCTGATGCAGGAGCCGATATCATTGAAATCGGAATGCCTTACTCTGATCCTGTAGCGGATGGCCCTACGATTCAGGCTAGTAATGATAAGTCACTGGAGAATGGCATGTCATTGAAAAAATTGTTTGAACAACTGGAAGGTATTCGTCAGTATACACAGGTGCCTATTTTACTGATGGGATATCTGAATCCTGTGGTACAATATGGAGTGGAGAGATTTTGTGAAAAGTGTCAGGAAATAGGTATAGACGGCCTTATCCTGCCAGATCTGCCTATGTATGAATATCTGGATTCCTATAAAAGTGTATTTGAGAAAAATAATCTTCTGAATATATTTCTCATTACGCCCCAGACTTCTGAAAGTCGTATCCGTCAGATTGATGAAGTATCCAAAGGCTTTATTTATATGGTGTCATCGGCCAGCATTACCGGGGCCAAGTCTGGTATTGCAGAGGAACAAGAAGTTTATTTTAAACGGGTGCAACAAATGAATCTAACCAATCCTACTCTGATTGGATTTGGTATTTCTAATCACAGTTCCTTTACAAAAGCTTGTCAGTATGCGAATGGGGCTATCATTGGAAGTGCATTTATCAAAGTGTTGGAGCAAAGCAATGACCTGAAAACGGATATTACAGATTTTGTGCAGGGCATCAAAGGTATACCTATCACTGCCTGA
- a CDS encoding DUF418 domain-containing protein, with amino-acid sequence MLTKILAIPSQPPSSIQAVVSPLSITRIPLIDILRGYALFGIFLVRMVEVYSGWTTGKASTLPTAHTDMLLHQLVAFFAIGKFRALFSLLFGLSFYLQLQKFEQKGLSFTQNFLKRLGVLFLFGLVHTYLLWSGDILRWYAFAGLILIPLYKLPTRALFFAGAVLVVTPNIAEDLYHQLSVDTTSAKPDEALAVYTLTSTHSYWEMLKANFIIVNAEWMNFVANLCHVLVITGYFLLGVWVGRLQLFIPGQWKKQYLNHKQEIFKLAIVLFSAAIIAGIITVGALVYAGVSIKSLFAQDGLFRVILFHSKTPFIVLSHIVGIYILLQIPFLQKQLSVLAYAGRMTLTNYIMQSMFGILIFYGIGLGFWGTVGPTYCIPLTLGLFLLQVWGSKLYLSYFKSGPLEYIWRILLR; translated from the coding sequence ATGCTCACAAAAATTCTTGCTATTCCGAGTCAGCCTCCGTCCAGTATTCAGGCAGTTGTATCTCCATTGTCGATTACACGTATTCCACTAATAGATATACTGAGAGGATATGCCTTATTTGGTATCTTTCTTGTTCGAATGGTTGAAGTATACTCAGGCTGGACTACGGGAAAAGCTTCTACCCTACCGACAGCTCATACTGACATGCTACTGCATCAACTGGTTGCATTCTTTGCGATTGGAAAGTTCAGAGCCTTATTCTCTCTGTTGTTTGGCTTAAGCTTTTATCTTCAGTTACAAAAATTCGAACAGAAAGGTCTTTCCTTTACACAGAATTTCCTAAAACGTCTGGGTGTACTCTTTCTGTTTGGATTAGTACATACTTATCTGCTCTGGTCAGGCGATATATTGCGCTGGTATGCTTTTGCCGGATTAATTCTGATTCCACTCTATAAACTACCTACACGTGCTCTCTTCTTTGCAGGAGCAGTTCTGGTAGTAACTCCTAATATTGCAGAAGATCTATATCATCAATTGTCTGTTGATACAACATCCGCCAAACCGGATGAGGCATTGGCTGTATATACCTTAACAAGTACACATTCCTATTGGGAAATGCTCAAAGCCAACTTTATCATTGTCAATGCAGAATGGATGAACTTTGTGGCTAATTTATGTCATGTATTAGTCATTACAGGTTACTTTTTGTTAGGCGTATGGGTAGGCCGATTACAATTGTTTATTCCCGGCCAGTGGAAAAAACAATATCTGAACCACAAGCAGGAAATTTTTAAGCTGGCAATTGTTCTATTCAGTGCTGCGATTATAGCAGGAATTATCACTGTAGGAGCATTAGTTTATGCAGGAGTATCTATCAAGTCGCTTTTTGCTCAGGATGGACTTTTCAGAGTTATTCTATTCCATAGCAAAACGCCATTCATTGTACTGTCACATATTGTGGGCATATATATTCTGTTGCAGATTCCTTTCCTGCAAAAACAACTGTCTGTGTTAGCCTATGCAGGACGTATGACACTGACAAACTACATTATGCAGTCCATGTTTGGAATACTCATCTTTTATGGAATTGGTCTAGGTTTTTGGGGAACAGTAGGTCCAACGTATTGTATTCCTCTTACATTAGGCTTGTTTCTGCTTCAGGTATGGGGTAGTAAACTTTATCTGTCCTATTTTAAATCAGGACCACTGGAATATATTTGGCGGATTCTTCTACGATAA
- a CDS encoding amino acid adenylation domain-containing protein, which translates to MQNTPALESNDLIATNHSLHNLSTVSANNTQSSHHPTCVLIGEGALLAQCARLLLENEFSIIQIISADKQIQNFAHELNLPVSNSFHTLSEFIEKHSVDYLFSIINHHIIPERTLSRVKKLAINYHDGPLPKYAGLHATYWALLNKEKKHGITWHVIEPGIDTGAILTQHLVDIDPDETSFTLNIKCFEGAFHAFSELVNAIRQNQLVFTQQDPQARSYFGTDKRPPYSGILSWNQEATTIELLCRASDFGFYINPLGLPKIALDNTFILVRKCQIAEKQSISLPGTLVALSEDTITIATSTQDIVLSQFSTIDGQNLSVSQLKDKYKVKEGSQLPEITTQAIQRITEIDSQIAKFQNYWVKKLTDLQPTSLPFASRLPLTGINSDRPHIVSIPLSDFTKDFLTAYQNNSQSTHFLVSAYLLYLARITGNTQIQVGFSTTHLLTKLHELPDFFATTLPFQVDIDSQSDFEPIYNATQKELTRVFKSETYALDVTTRYSTLRNKNEIKENPLYPVVVVNAQKHPENYLQLGRDLTVWITEEDQSVHLVANPSKLDLTTVERISNQFATLLQELIRNLHEPVSQHTLLSVPEQYQILVEWNATKKDYETNICMHQLVEQQAARTPNAVAVIFDNTQLTYAQLNEKANQLAHLLILHGAAPEVLVGICMEKSLEMVIGVLGIQKAGAAYVPLEPTAPKDRLGIVLNDLQLTLLITQEKLKYKFDTYDFTTIAVDGETEKLKAQRTSNPISFVTSDNLAYIIYTSGSTGIPKGVMVRHKPAINLIEWVNNTFQMGASDRVLFVNSLGFDLSVYDIFGMLAAGGSVRIASKTELQNPQQLLEILYQEPITLWNSAPATLSQLLPFSSIVEQPTTTSLRLAFLSGDWIPLAMPGWITQHFTNTQVVSLGGATEATVWSNYFLIPRQLDEQWVSIPYGYPIQNAKYHILDSNLQPVPPGVAEELYIGGQCLAEGYFKRPELNQEKFIRDPFSNDSSARLYKTGDLARYMPDGNIEFLGRKDHQVKIRGYRIELGEIEAVLTEHPNIQEILTIAQPDASGNKRLIAYVVLKSAQGTASADLRAFLKDKLPEYMVPSLFVFLDAMPLNPSGKIDRKALPAPSEQEDTQNEYVPPRSPSEYLVAELWSKILQRSRISIHDNFFEIGGHSLLGVQFISQLSQKTGKNLPLSLLFSNPTITLFARFLEENMQDSVWNSLVSIQPNGHKPPLYCIHPVTGGVEYVNKLVAYLDTDQPVYGLQAVGMNGTDIPLECAYTMADHYLKLILTQQPVGPYHLAGYSIGGLVAYEIAIRLREMGKEVPTLILFDTYPARKRRIAKYKHVGLKYIFKSWKNQLFSPRIPFKQKWSIVGDIRQMHLDFLNTVAIHFNLPARNAQQELDENIGDEYVTREEVLRASWKAGRNYQHKDYDGNVVFIRAKNNVAKYLSNSDFGWKKHITSNLSIYEIDGNHFSLFKNENSLTQIGNIVQSELNKSALTHTPQEILA; encoded by the coding sequence ATGCAAAATACGCCAGCTTTGGAAAGCAATGATCTCATTGCGACTAATCATTCTTTACATAATCTTTCTACTGTCTCAGCCAATAATACACAGTCTTCCCATCATCCAACATGTGTACTTATTGGAGAAGGAGCATTGTTAGCTCAATGTGCCCGGTTATTACTAGAAAATGAATTTTCCATTATTCAGATCATCTCTGCAGATAAGCAGATACAAAATTTTGCACATGAATTAAACCTTCCTGTTTCAAACTCGTTTCATACACTCTCCGAATTTATAGAAAAACATTCAGTAGATTATCTTTTTAGTATCATTAATCACCACATTATACCTGAAAGAACCCTTTCACGTGTTAAAAAACTGGCAATTAATTATCATGATGGCCCGCTTCCAAAATATGCAGGTTTACATGCCACCTACTGGGCTCTACTAAACAAAGAAAAAAAACATGGTATTACCTGGCATGTAATAGAACCAGGTATTGATACAGGGGCTATTCTTACACAACATCTGGTTGACATTGATCCGGATGAAACATCCTTTACACTTAATATAAAATGTTTTGAAGGTGCATTTCATGCTTTTTCTGAATTAGTAAACGCTATACGGCAAAATCAGCTTGTCTTTACTCAACAAGATCCACAAGCCAGATCTTATTTTGGTACCGACAAACGTCCGCCCTATAGTGGTATTCTTTCCTGGAACCAGGAGGCAACAACCATTGAACTGCTATGTAGAGCATCTGATTTTGGATTTTATATCAATCCGCTGGGTTTGCCTAAAATTGCACTAGACAATACTTTTATCTTGGTGCGTAAGTGTCAGATAGCAGAAAAACAGTCAATAAGTTTACCAGGAACCCTTGTAGCCTTATCAGAGGATACAATAACCATAGCTACATCGACTCAGGATATTGTATTGTCTCAATTCTCAACAATAGATGGTCAAAACCTTAGTGTTTCTCAGCTAAAAGATAAATATAAAGTAAAAGAAGGCTCTCAATTACCAGAAATTACAACTCAAGCTATTCAGAGAATTACAGAGATAGACTCTCAGATTGCCAAATTTCAAAATTATTGGGTAAAGAAATTAACAGATCTTCAACCCACATCTCTTCCATTCGCCTCTCGTCTTCCACTGACAGGGATCAATTCAGATCGGCCTCATATTGTATCAATACCCCTTTCTGACTTTACCAAAGACTTTCTTACTGCTTACCAAAATAATTCGCAAAGTACCCATTTCTTAGTATCTGCGTACCTGTTGTATCTGGCACGGATTACAGGTAATACACAAATACAGGTGGGTTTTAGTACAACTCATTTACTTACCAAACTTCATGAATTGCCTGATTTTTTTGCCACTACACTTCCATTTCAGGTAGATATTGACTCACAAAGTGACTTTGAACCTATCTATAATGCAACCCAAAAAGAATTAACCCGCGTTTTCAAATCAGAGACGTATGCTCTGGATGTAACAACACGTTATTCGACACTTCGCAATAAAAATGAAATAAAAGAAAATCCATTATATCCGGTTGTAGTTGTTAACGCGCAGAAACATCCTGAGAATTACCTGCAGTTAGGAAGAGATCTGACAGTTTGGATAACAGAGGAGGATCAATCTGTCCATCTGGTGGCAAATCCCTCTAAACTAGATCTCACGACAGTAGAACGAATCAGCAATCAGTTTGCTACCTTGTTACAGGAACTGATCCGGAATCTGCATGAACCTGTAAGTCAACATACTCTCCTTTCTGTACCAGAGCAGTATCAGATACTTGTTGAGTGGAATGCCACAAAAAAAGACTATGAGACAAACATCTGTATGCACCAACTGGTTGAACAGCAAGCCGCACGTACACCCAATGCAGTAGCTGTTATCTTTGACAATACCCAACTGACCTATGCTCAATTAAATGAGAAAGCAAACCAACTGGCTCATCTGCTTATATTACATGGTGCCGCACCAGAAGTGCTGGTAGGTATATGCATGGAAAAATCGCTGGAAATGGTCATTGGCGTACTGGGAATTCAAAAAGCAGGTGCGGCCTATGTTCCTCTGGAACCTACGGCCCCCAAAGACAGACTAGGAATTGTACTTAACGATTTACAGTTAACACTTCTTATTACTCAGGAAAAACTCAAATATAAGTTTGACACCTACGATTTTACAACCATTGCAGTAGATGGAGAGACCGAGAAACTAAAGGCGCAACGGACCAGTAATCCTATAAGTTTTGTCACTTCTGATAATCTGGCCTACATTATTTATACATCAGGGTCTACAGGTATTCCCAAAGGAGTAATGGTGCGCCACAAGCCAGCTATCAATCTAATTGAATGGGTAAACAATACCTTTCAGATGGGAGCTTCCGATAGGGTCTTGTTTGTTAACTCTCTTGGGTTTGACTTATCAGTATATGATATTTTTGGAATGCTGGCAGCAGGAGGTTCGGTTCGTATTGCGTCCAAGACCGAATTACAAAATCCCCAGCAACTATTGGAAATTCTTTATCAGGAACCTATTACACTCTGGAACTCTGCTCCTGCTACTCTAAGCCAGTTGCTGCCATTCAGTAGTATTGTAGAACAACCAACAACAACCTCATTACGGTTAGCCTTTCTAAGTGGTGACTGGATACCATTGGCTATGCCCGGCTGGATCACACAGCATTTTACCAATACACAGGTAGTAAGTCTGGGAGGAGCTACAGAAGCAACTGTATGGTCCAACTATTTCTTAATTCCCCGTCAACTGGATGAACAATGGGTAAGTATTCCGTATGGGTATCCAATACAGAATGCTAAATATCACATTCTTGATTCGAATTTACAGCCTGTACCTCCGGGAGTAGCAGAAGAACTTTACATTGGAGGACAGTGTCTGGCAGAAGGCTACTTTAAACGCCCCGAACTAAATCAGGAAAAGTTTATTCGAGACCCATTCAGTAATGATTCCAGTGCTCGGCTTTACAAAACAGGTGATTTGGCTCGTTATATGCCAGATGGCAATATCGAGTTTTTAGGACGTAAAGATCATCAGGTTAAGATACGCGGCTATCGGATTGAATTAGGTGAAATTGAAGCAGTTCTCACTGAGCATCCCAACATACAGGAAATTTTAACAATTGCTCAGCCGGATGCTTCCGGAAATAAACGTTTGATAGCCTATGTTGTTCTCAAATCGGCTCAGGGAACTGCGTCAGCCGACCTGAGAGCATTCCTAAAAGATAAATTGCCGGAGTATATGGTTCCTTCCCTATTTGTATTTCTGGATGCCATGCCTCTAAACCCAAGTGGTAAAATAGATCGCAAAGCACTACCTGCCCCTTCTGAACAGGAAGATACCCAGAATGAATATGTACCACCCCGCTCTCCTTCTGAATATCTGGTAGCTGAACTCTGGTCAAAAATACTACAACGTTCCAGAATCAGCATACATGACAATTTCTTTGAAATCGGTGGACACTCACTATTAGGTGTACAATTCATTTCACAACTCAGTCAGAAAACAGGTAAAAATCTGCCTTTGTCATTGTTATTCTCAAATCCTACTATTACTCTTTTTGCCAGATTTTTAGAAGAGAATATGCAGGACTCAGTCTGGAACTCATTGGTTTCCATACAGCCCAATGGCCATAAACCGCCATTGTATTGTATACATCCTGTTACAGGAGGTGTTGAATATGTCAATAAACTCGTAGCGTACCTGGATACAGATCAACCTGTTTATGGCTTACAGGCTGTTGGAATGAATGGAACAGATATTCCACTCGAATGCGCCTATACTATGGCAGATCATTACCTGAAACTAATTTTAACCCAGCAACCTGTAGGCCCTTATCATCTGGCAGGCTATTCTATAGGAGGGTTAGTTGCTTACGAAATTGCGATCAGATTACGAGAAATGGGTAAAGAAGTACCAACATTAATTCTTTTTGATACTTATCCAGCCAGAAAGCGCCGAATTGCCAAGTATAAACATGTAGGCTTGAAGTATATATTCAAAAGCTGGAAAAATCAGTTATTCTCACCCCGTATTCCATTCAAACAAAAGTGGAGCATTGTGGGTGATATACGGCAGATGCATCTGGATTTTCTAAATACGGTAGCCATTCATTTTAATCTTCCGGCTCGTAATGCCCAACAGGAGCTTGATGAAAATATTGGAGATGAATATGTAACACGGGAAGAAGTTCTTCGGGCTTCATGGAAAGCAGGAAGAAACTACCAGCATAAAGACTATGATGGCAATGTTGTATTTATACGTGCCAAGAACAATGTAGCCAAGTATCTCTCCAATTCAGATTTTGGCTGGAAAAAACATATTACCTCTAATCTTAGTATTTATGAGATTGATGGTAATCATTTCTCTCTGTTTAAAAATGAAAACAGTCTTACTCAGATAGGCAACATTGTTCAATCTGAACTAAATAAATCTGCTTTAACTCATACTCCTCAGGAAATTCTAGCCTGA
- a CDS encoding phenylalanine 4-monooxygenase, which translates to MKQEYEKYTSEDFGVWRILFERQIAQLPGMATDEYLEGIKRIGFTAHQIPEFEQVNTVLSSYTGWKLHVVAGLIPNKEFFELLENRYFPSSTWLRRMDQLDYLEEPDMFHDVFGHVPLLTNPHLCNFLADLSRIALRFIDNPYAIELISRLYWYTVEFGLIRENGELRIYGAGILSSKGETHYSLNDTTPRRITYDVKTILQTPYIKERFQDQYFVIESYEQLYNSVSEVERLLVEAIAEENLMHQ; encoded by the coding sequence ATGAAACAGGAATATGAAAAGTATACCTCCGAAGATTTTGGAGTTTGGCGTATATTATTTGAGCGACAGATTGCTCAATTGCCCGGTATGGCAACAGACGAATACCTGGAAGGTATCAAACGTATTGGCTTTACAGCACATCAGATACCTGAGTTTGAACAGGTAAATACAGTATTGTCCAGTTATACAGGCTGGAAGCTACATGTCGTAGCAGGTTTGATTCCGAATAAAGAATTTTTTGAATTGCTGGAAAACCGATATTTTCCTTCCAGCACCTGGCTACGACGTATGGATCAACTGGATTATTTGGAAGAGCCAGATATGTTTCATGATGTATTTGGACATGTTCCATTATTAACTAATCCCCACTTATGCAATTTTCTGGCTGATCTGAGTCGTATAGCCCTTCGGTTTATTGATAATCCGTATGCTATCGAACTTATTTCCCGGTTGTATTGGTATACGGTAGAATTTGGGCTGATTCGGGAAAATGGTGAGCTACGGATTTATGGGGCTGGTATTTTATCATCTAAAGGGGAGACTCATTATTCTCTGAATGATACTACTCCCCGGAGAATTACTTATGATGTGAAAACAATCCTTCAAACACCTTATATAAAAGAACGTTTCCAGGATCAGTATTTTGTAATAGAGTCGTATGAGCAACTGTATAACTCAGTGAGTGAGGTTGAACGATTGCTTGTTGAAGCTATCGCTGAAGAAAATCTGATGCATCAATAA
- the hisH gene encoding imidazole glycerol phosphate synthase subunit HisH yields MEVAIIKYNAGNVQSVIYALRRLGVEPIYTDNEETLRKVDKVIFPGVGEASSTMTYLKAKGLDKVIPSLTQPVLGTCVGMQLMCRYSEENDTECLGIFDIDVKRFPPVNGIKVPQTGWNDIYQFQNPLCTGLKEHSYVYYNHSYYAPLCEYTVAKTDYGVEYSAMLHKDNFYAAQFHAEISSKVGASILENFLKL; encoded by the coding sequence ATGGAAGTAGCTATTATTAAATACAACGCAGGAAACGTTCAATCTGTTATTTATGCTTTACGCCGTTTAGGAGTTGAGCCTATCTATACAGATAATGAAGAAACACTGCGAAAAGTTGACAAGGTTATCTTTCCAGGAGTAGGAGAGGCTAGCTCTACTATGACTTATTTAAAAGCCAAGGGATTAGATAAAGTTATTCCTTCTCTGACACAACCTGTATTGGGAACATGTGTAGGAATGCAACTGATGTGCCGGTATTCAGAAGAAAATGATACAGAATGTTTGGGTATATTTGATATAGATGTAAAACGTTTTCCTCCTGTAAATGGCATTAAAGTACCACAAACGGGTTGGAATGATATTTATCAGTTTCAAAATCCACTTTGTACCGGATTAAAGGAACATTCCTATGTATATTATAACCATAGCTACTATGCTCCTTTGTGTGAGTATACAGTTGCCAAAACAGACTATGGTGTTGAATATTCTGCTATGTTGCATAAAGATAATTTTTATGCTGCGCAGTTTCATGCAGAGATTAGTAGTAAGGTAGGTGCCAGTATTCTGGAAAACTTTCTGAAGTTATAA